In Candidatus Dormiibacterota bacterium, the genomic stretch CCCACCCAACGCTCGGGCGACGAAATCGAAGTGCACTGGCCCGATTTTCTACTCATCCTCAGCTCGCGTCCCCCGGCCGCGCGCGGCAAGTTTCACTTCGGTTTCCAGGTTGCGTCGGCCGCAGACGTCGACACCTGGGCGGAACGCTTGCGCGCCGGCGGCGTCAACATCATGTCGGGCCCCTTCGGCGAAGGCAATGAACGACAGATCTATTTCGTCGATCC encodes the following:
- a CDS encoding VOC family protein, with translation MERAKNSAALRLSHLSLGVSDLEISECFYRDVLGLPTQRSGDEIEVHWPDFLLILSSRPPAARGKFHFGFQVASAADVDTWAERLRAGGVNIMSGPFGEGNERQIYFVDP